The Theileria orientalis strain Shintoku DNA, chromosome 2, complete genome genome has a window encoding:
- a CDS encoding uncharacterized protein (CPSF A subunit, C-terminal domain containing protein) yields MPFCYETLVDSGEADYVYFGSFVRPASKDVLIVKESKLIIYTLTQTNTEVLFDDDLKLTKKLARLSENGLVEHVLEYPFFGCVLSCCTLKQLIYTQTDNNESYVSTGSKRKKLNRSALSGYIDGIVLLMDDGNLLICYFNAKEFDIKIASSYTFRGYENLNDPDLNYETHMAVYEHKWEINNQINNEKVYSKNYLLVFTRKQTEINFMVLQSMYSSVRGCSVTVDKEGTGGAKGPGDPGRYCNTDEGHGDGVGVDNGGNGAQNTSVSGTATSATDTGPKLLLSGQSTFDINGKFNLSNSFIKNVTFIEGYYMPIVGLLITSYPEKIGNSAYNCYSGLSKWQNLGKKGTKDSAKDESVVSCSLLVLNIDLLTLNISIINRIDNLFIDTIGVRGFCYDDFVGFVCHNNDYLLWFKLFNSSVYYQLMNVYALFHPRLAHLASRGSKVSRDKLINNMNLNVELSDYRMEVIDSTCRQWDGIEEGQEGRKEAGGMSQEQGDRVSEKDAKFVLLLPAVAGKSVYYGRLVYRSGTIVNIEWSAVSVSSASKSASAEQVCGNHFDVLPISESDLLMATTSSSNLMQMLVLSRPTSASDTISLQCLLNVKSTGFLRSLNNFKFSPWVEVDVSSQSDMRSATVERGTGGLRSGERSGGELNYVIGIRNEKEIVEMVRKPLYYLQAVLGGEGRGDGIGLSVADSSEKSDERKLVYGKHAVTLNRKGLHIKDIGGTVTGSSSGSASVTGAADKHEEQLMLTFVHTGKVYRVYSSGVLVGGGEERVPLIGSADAKVVQCENVKNHLVLLTSDNKLHSVTVTDGSATAAKSKSEATPTKSGSRKTAKTPKARKADTEKEENEPVKVVKNVKAFNKVVGKGSYVSFLTVEDHLYLYNLETNESVFHLEGLHELNSMLRISYSSGDESVGYASNVSNTASSTDGNGNTATSTDGNGVGAGVGVERAQEEILMCYLTSVEDCLYLVLLISGHCIYVYQHYGRTFKLVQHKHIQPYPSLLLCESTPEDELGESTPVYKLVPRVRSHRVHSSELVTCPVVDVDKSQVVKFSREGSLDRGGEAREELKEVELTEEERDAVVEKFKARFEGFKWEIYTLKSSQKKLVIYSIQLVGNTKDVNGEAASLCTDELYLDEGALYLLSGRDSRLYVYEMSDHFDYYYGKFSHEVYEGLKVAHHSRLNVLYSGEGATNGGIGVASNGRIGGSTNAITDGGSNAITDGGSNGRIGGGSNGVTSGTTNAITDGGSNASGGTSGTGDNYILGDNYFVKTFSFDGGLRRVFQSVNLMSVSSRYYRYNKENNTIREATPGMSEHVAHAALRVGVMGSGTATGPKEAVGKLIALVVTVREDSLENYYNLLNTRNKLQLIHIDKEATKLDKLLVNRHLKVHIQYYQVLSSMSSSDTAYGAMGSDTVDGGVTAGGRANATVPTNNKANATVQSSGKAISGSQGSGKANPTVPSSGKANAGANGSGKANAGANGSGKANAGANGSGKADTTMVDLEEDNMIVTQDYVVLLHSSDLENILSYYKLDTFESVLSIKFGQIYERELILVGTNTNLGEYVESKGDVLILDFLHFDPLTLHHATIGGSRRGHSSRVGSGRNALDGEEALRQSRKAPLRKMALHYKKSFLYPITYVSTLESEMTVPFSPEYFTSADEDCGGVSGSGGGMKDGDGEGDGGALGPGGRENANLGQDSATARSTASNRLKDEQWLRNQFTDETNHIVHSVGSNIYIHEMKDVYSNQMIVRGAFNDLFTSISAISVFNKFLLIGDVLKGLSFFMYIYDSSNDSKNIIRIASTNPKINLPILSCSPLINRNTLTLLASDDNGNLLQFVPSNNINTDKDKLIIIGGVKFNNNIAQMLKYQDDVEYSIMAVGSCGSLYKVSMSSEDRFDFVKKFENAYESCRKNRLNIKHSCRSNLNLTKQMVNLQESIPTASQSVVSLDLLRDFYHENAEFYRNLMAKLNLNPYSLCTLARLGEVEVWTKRYHSANEPKFVSSDSFNSLNISDNQRPSYYKKYTNSVGSVILNILQRGHLSKSARVSKEANKTRKPVP; encoded by the exons ATGCCGTTTTGTTATGAAACATTAGTAGATTCCGGAGAAGCGGACTATGTTTACTTTGGAAGTTTTGTACGCCCAGCTTCGAAGGatgtattaatagtaaaGGAGAGTAAATTgatcatttacacactgaCACAGACAAATACAGAAGTGTTGTTCGATGATGAtctaaaattaacaaaaaagCTGGCAAGATTAAGCGAAAATGGACTGGTAGAACACGTACTGGAATATCCATTCTTTGGGTGTGTTTTGTCATGCTGTACTTTAAAACAGCTGATATACACTCAAACGGACAACAATGAGTCTTACGTTTCTACCGGAAGtaagaggaagaagttaAACAGGTCAGCCCTGTCCGGATATATCGACGGCATAGTACTTTTGATGGACGATGGGAATTTGCTGATTTGTTACTTTAACGCGAAGGAATTTGACATAAAGATAGCGTCGTCGTACACTTTTAGAGGATACGAGAATTTA AATGACCCGGACCTGAACTATGAAACACACATGGCAGTGTACGAACATAAATGGGAGATCAATAATCAGATCAACAACGAGAAGGTGTACTCAAAAAACTACCTGCTGGTCTTCACGAGGAAACAGACTGAAATTAATTTCATGGTCCTGCAGTCAATGTATTCGAGTGTGCGTGGTTGCAGCGTAACAGTGGATAAAGAGGGCACGGGAGGTGCAAAGGGCCCCGGAGACCCGGGGAGATATTGCAACACCGACGAGGGACATGGCGACGGTGTTGGTGTAGACAACGGTGGAAACGGAGCCCAGAACACCAGTGTAAGTGGGACAGCCACAAGTGCCACGGACACTGGgccgaagctgctgctgtcaGGACAGTCAACCTTCGACATTAACGGAAAGTTTAACCTGTCAAACAGCTTTATAAAAAACGTGACGTTCATTGAGGGGTACTACATGCCGATCGTAGGCCTGCTGATAACAAGTTACCCGGAAAAAATAGGAAACTCGGCCTACAACTGCTACAGTGGACTGTCCAAATGGCAGAATTTGGGAAAAAAGGGCACTAAGGACAGCGCGAAGGACGAGTCAGTGGTCAGCTGCTCGCTCCTGGTGCTTAACATAGACCTGCTGACGCTGAACATAAGCATCATAAATAGAATAGATAACCTGTTCATAGACACTATTGGAGTGAGGGGCTTCTGCTACGACGACTTCGTGGGATTCGTGTGCCACAACAACGACTACCTGCTGTGGTTCAAGCTGTTCAACTCCTCGGTATACTATCAGCTGATGAACGTGTATGCGCTATTCCACCCGCGTCTGGCGCACCTGGCGAGCAGAGGCAGCAAAGTCTCGAGAGATAAGCTGATAAACAACATGAATTTGAACGTGGAGTTGAGCGACTACAGAATGGAGGTGATAGACAGCACGTGTAGACAATGGGACGGAATAGAGGAGGGGCAGGAAGGAAGAAAGGAAGCAGGTGGCATGTCGCAGGAACAAGGGGATAGGGTGAGCGAGAAGGACGCCAAGTTCGTGTTGTTGCTCCCAGCAGTGGCCGGCAAGAGCGTGTACTATGGGAGGCTCGTCTACAGAAGCGGCACGATAGTGAACATAGAGTGGTCTGCAGTGAGTGTGAGCAGCGCCAGCAAGAGCGCGTCGGCAGAGCAGGTGTGTGGAAACCACTTTGACGTCTTGCCGATAAGTGAAAGCGACCTTTTAATGGCAACCACGAGCAGCAGTAACCTGATGCAGATGCTGGTGCTTAGTCGTCCGACGAGTGCTAGTGATACTA TTAGCCTGCAGTGCCTGTTGAATGTCAAGTCCACGGGATTTTTGAGGAGCTTGAACAACTTTAAGTTTAGCCCCTGGGTGGAAGTTGATGTGAGTAGTCAGTCGGACATGAGGAGCGCCACGGTGGAAAGGGGCACTGGTGGCCTGCGAAGCGGTGAAAGGTCAGGAGGAGAGTTGAATTACGTGATAGGGATCAGAAATGAAAAAGAGATAGTGGAGATGGTGAGAAAACCACTGTACTACCTGCAGGCAGTGCTAGGAGGAGAGGGACGGGGCGATGGCATAGGATTGTCAGTGGCCGATTCCAGTGAAAAGAGCGATGAGCGCAAACTGGTGTACGGCAAACACGCGGTTACGTTGAATAGAAAGGGTCTGCACATAAAAGATATTGGTGGTACTGTtactggtagtagtagtggcagCGCTAGTGTTACTGGTGCGGCTGACAAGCACGAGGAACAGTTGATGTTGACGTTTGTGCACACGGGCAAGGTGTACAGAGTGTACTCGAGTGGAGTGCTGGTGGGAGGTGGCGAAGAGAGAGTGCCACTGATAGGCTCAGCTGATGCGAAGGTGGTCCAGTGCGAAAACGTTAAGAACCacctggtgctgctgaCGAGTGACAATAAGTTGCACAGCGTGACTGTTACAGACGGGTCGGCGACTGCTGCTAAATCTAAAAGTGAAGCCACACCGACGAAGAGTGGCTCGAGGAAAACAGCTAAAACACCCAAGGCAAGGAAAGCTGAcacagaaaaggaagaaaacgAGCCCGTAAAAGTCGTAAAAAACGTGAAGGCGTTCAACAAGGTGGTGGGAAAGGGAAGTTATGTGTCATTTCTGACGGTGGAAGACCACCTGTATCTGTATAACTTGGAAACCAACGAGAGCGTCTTCCACTTAGAAGGACTGCACGAGTTGAACAGCATGCTGAGGATTAGTTACAGTAGTGGCGATGAGAGTGTTGGTTATGCCAGTAATGTCAGTAATACTGCTAGTAGTACTGATGGTAATGGTAACACTGCCACGAGTACGGATGGTAACG GAGTCGGCGCCGGAGTCGGTGTTGAAAGGGCGCAGGAGGAGATACTGATGTGCTATTTGACGAGCGTGGAGGATTGCCTGTACCTGGTCCTTCTGATAAGTGGCCACTGCATATACGTGTATCAGCACTATGGTCGGACCTTTAAGCTAGTTCAGCACAAGCACATACAGCCGTATCCGTCTCTGCTGCTGTGTGAGTCGACGCCCGAAGACGAGTTGGGGGAATCGACTCCAGTGTATAAGCTGGTGCCGCGTGTGAGGTCGCACAGAGTACACAGCAGTGAGTTGGTGACGTGCCCAGTGGTAGACGTTGATAAGTCACAAGTCGTCAAGTTTAGTAGAGAGGGGAGCCTGGACAGGGGAGGTGAGGCAAGGGAAGAGTTGAAGGAGGTGGAGTTGACCGAAGAGGAAAGAGACGCAGTGGTCGAGAAGTTTAAAGCACGCTTTGAAGGATTCAAGTGGGAAATTTACACGCTCAAATCGTCGCAGAAAAAGCTGGTTATATACAGCATACAACTGGTGGGC AACACCAAGGATGTTAATGGCGAGGCCGCCAGTTTGTGCACTGATGAGCTATACTTGGATGAAGGGGCACTGTATCTGCTAAGCGGTAGGGACAGTAGGCTGTATGTGTATGAGATGAGCGACCATTTTGATTACTACTATGGCAAGTTTAGTCACGAGGTGTACGAAGGGCTTAAGGTTGCACACCACTCGAGGTTAAACGTGTTGTATAGTGGTGAGGGTGCCACTAATGGTGGAATTGGTGTTGCCAGTAACGGTAGAATAGGTGGTAGCACTAACGCTATTACGGATGGTGGCAGTAACGCTATTACGGATGGTGGCAGTAACGGTAGAATAGGTGGTGGAAGTAACGGTGTTACAAGTGGTACCACTAACGCTATTACGGATGGTGGCAGTAATGCAAGTGGCGGTACGAGTGGCACTGGCGACAATTACATACTCGGGGACAACTACTTCGTGAAAACATTCAGCTTCGACGGCGGCTTGAGGAGAGTGTTCCAAAGCGTCAACCTGATGAGCGTGTCGAGTAGATACTACAGGTATAACAAGGAAAATAACACAATTAGAGAGGCGACACCAGGAATGAGTGAGCACGTGGCACACGCAGCCCTGAGAGTTGGTGTGATGGGAAGCGGCACTGCGACCGGCCCCAAGGAAGCAGTAGGGAAGCTAATAGCACTAGTGGTGACGGTGAGGGAGGATTCGCTGGAAAACTACTACAATCTGCTTAACACGAGGAATAAGCTGCAGCTCATCCACATAGACAAGGAGGCGACCAAGTTGGACAAGCTGCTAGTCAACAGGCACCTGAAGGTGCACATACAGTACTACCAAGTGCTGAGCAGTATGTCCAGCAGTGACACTGCATACGGAGCAATGGGCAGTGACACTGTAGACGGAGGCGTAACTGCAGGTGGTAGAGCAAACGCTACTGTACCAACCAATAACAAGGCAAACGCTACTGTACAAAGCAGTGGTAAGGCAATCAGTGGCTCACAGGGAAGTGGTAAGGCGAACCCTACTGTACCAAGCAGTGGTAAGGCGAACGCCGGAGCAAATGGGAGTGGTAAAGCGAACGCCGGAGCAAATGGGAGTGGTAAAGCGAACGCCGGAGCAAATGGGAGTGGTAAAGCAGACACCACAAtggtggacctggaggaggacAACATGATCGTGACGCAGGACTACGTGGTGCTCCTGCACTCGAGTgacctggaaaacataCTGTCGTACTACAAGCTGGACACATTCGAGAGTGTGCTGTCGATCAAGTTCGGGCAAATCTACGAAAGGGAGCTCATACTCGTGGGCACTAACACGAACCTGGGTGAGTACGTCGAGTCGAAGGGAGACGTGCTCATACTAGACTTCCTGCACTTCGACCCGCTCACGCTGCACCACGCAACCATCGGCGGAAGCAGGAGAGGCCACAGCAGTCGCGTCGGCAGTGGCCGCAACGCGTTGGACGGAGAGGAGGCGCTGAGGCAGAGTCGCAAGGCGCCCCTGAGGAAAATGGCGCTGCACTACAAGAAGAGCTTCCTGTACCCGATAACGTACGTATCCACGCTCGAGTCGGAGATGACGGTCCCCTTCAGCCCAGAGTACTTCACGAGTGCGGACGAAGACTGCGGCGGTGTCAGTGGCAGCGGAGGAGGGATGAAGGATGGCGACGGCGAGGGAGACGGGGGTGCGCTGGGCCCCGGCGGCCGGGAAAACGCAAACCTGGGCCAGGACAGCGCCACGGCGCGCAGCACCGCCAGCAACAGGCTCAAGGACGAGCAGTGGCTCCGAAATCAGTTCACGGACGAGACGAACCACATCGTCCACTCGGTTGGCAGCAACATTTACATCCACGAGATGAAGGATGTCTACAGCAACCAGATGATAGTGCGCGGAGCCTTCAACGACCTGTTCACGTCAATTTCGGCGATATCGGTCTTCAACAAGTTTCTGCTGATAGGAGACGTGCTGAAGGGGCTCTCCTTTTTCAT GTACATCTACGACAGTAGCAACGATAGCAAAAACATAATCAGAATAGCATCCACTAATCCGAAGATCAACTTGCCAATATTGTCATGCTCACCACTGATAAACAGAAATACACTGACTCTGCTGGCATCCGACGATAACGGAAACCTGTTGCAGTTTGTGCCCTCAAACAACATTAACACGGATAAGGAC AAACTGATAATAATTGGAGGAGTCAAGTTTAACAACAACATTGCGCAGATGTTAAAGTACCAGGACGACGTGGAGTACTCaatt ATGGCAGTGGGCTCGTGCGGAAGCCTTTACAAGGTTTCCATGTCAAGCGAGGACAGGTTCGACTTTGTCAAGAAGTTTGAAAACGCGTACGAAAGCTGCAGGAAAAACCGCCTGAACATCAAGCACTCCTGTCGCAGCAACCTGAACCTGACGAAACAGATGGTCAACTTGCAGGAGTCGATACCGACTGCGAGTCAGTCGGTGGTATCGTTGGATCTGCTGAG GGACTTTTACCACGAAAACGCCGAGTTTTACAGAAACTTAATGGCAAAGTTGAACCTGAATCCATATTCACTC TGCACATTGGCTAGGCTTGGAGAGGTGGAAGTATGGACAAAGAGATATCATAGCGCTAATGAGCCTAAATTCGTATCGTCTGATTCTTTCAATAGCCTTAATATAAGTGATAACCAAAGGCCCTCATATTATAAAAAGTATACCAACTCAGTTGGAAGCGTCata tTGAACATACTGCAAAGGGGTCATTTATCGAAATCGGCCAGAGTTTCAAAGGAAGCCAATAAGACCCGGAAGCCTGTACCATAG
- a CDS encoding uncharacterized protein (protein of unknown function DUF529 repeat containing protein), with translation MNRYRRFLYVVLCLLLSNICDYVESPVTLEIPDEFPYSVGPQIITDGTNKQIEIPLEDPEDYEIDPGGLVPENNVDETSPEKDDDAGIKLDNFDYGIPKTIDPNELATEAELSYIYEKARSATLYLLIHNKKKPSEHSLIMPNIGPDERLPILLDLDVVEHYYLNCEFYSSHRIYKVKENMVFVGVLIDINSKDSSHTIIWKSKSYYEFANKIVANGLFNVNFISKVSVFHENGEIKHYIKTKFGWVERSRCIEIYINFTQCTYEYLHSEDGYMDIYTPRYDFKISKIKLGMGKLPFKSNLDLWEAKNKYEYAKKVECIRRTTKPSFYVVIMIYLFNGDLIKLISRDKKWYRVDPKLVLNCQLDLNSKDNSFWYYFYDNVTYKVFEAKEGYCFSSLKIYKECLRSEVSVWKSQNFSECAYKVMVDGIEFVTDTKNIIIYQISGKCSQLKLIEKKWIVIDPSIILDINDKESNIGYNYFKGNGEIEYFIPNGGIVFKEVIAISGFISTDIVPIFKAKSKYEYVYKAIVIRLEKNAKYLVLLLVNNDILLFHRLDKGHPWIQRSLDDSTLHELKMMKVDLTDHRVLYKKSGYKITDKSIEIMPSEPSLAGQPQPVVPVSNPMPVMIQDKLVDLDIAKVYGIRGYDIYYKDDKLIFEARDNYFFRSVRKNHEILWKSKNNSDFPNKVLYKRVDNTDKIKVYFPDKIKEDPPKPKPKLSFDPSTIQVEVAKCKKPGYTSKSDLYRATVVEVSGKPATQILEDPDDFYVPPSLPRQSSRVFDLDD, from the coding sequence ATGAACCGTTATCGGAGATTTCTATACGTAGTTCTATGTCTATTATTATCTAATATTTGTGATTATGTAGAATCTCCAGTAACATTAGAAATTCCTGATGAATTTCCCTATTCTGTAGGCCCTCAAATAATAACTGATGGTACAAACAAACAGATAGAAATACCTCTTGAGGACCCTGAAGATTATGAGATAGATCCGGGTGGTTTGGTACCAGAAAATAATGTCGATGAGACCAGTCCAGAAAAGGATGATGATGCTGGTATTAAACTAGATAATTTCGATTATGGAATACCTAAAACCATTGATCCGAATGAGCTTGCAACTGAAGCTGAGTTGAGTTACATTTATGAAAAGGCTAGATCAGCGACattgtatttgttaattcataataaaaagaaaccTTCTGAACATTCCCTTATTATGCCAAACATAGGTCCAGATGAAAGATTGCCAATATTACTAGATTTGGATGTGGTAGAACATTACTATTTGAATTGTGAGTTTTATAGCAGTCATCGTATATACAAAGTCAAAGAAAACATGGTCTTTGTCGGAGTTCTAATAGATATAAACTCGAAAGACTCATCACATACAATCATTTGGAAGTCAAAAAGCTATTATGAATTtgcaaataaaattgttgcAAACGGCCTATtcaatgttaattttattagtaaAGTAAGTGTATTCCATGAAAATGGTGAAATCAAACATTATATTAAGACTAAGTTTGGATGGGTAGAAAGATCGCGTTGTAttgaaatttatattaattttactcaaTGCACTTATGAATATTTGCATTCGGAGGATGGATATATGgatatatacacacctaGGTACGATTTCAAAATTTCAAAGATAAAATTGGGGATGGGTAAATTGCCTTTCAAATCCAATCTCGACCTTTGGGAggcaaaaaataaatatgagtaTGCAAAAAAAGTTGAGTGTATTAGACGTACCACAAAGCCTTCTTTTTATGTTGTAATAATGATATATCTGTTTAATGGAGATCTAATTAAACTTATTAGTAGAGATAAAAAATGGTATCGAGTAGATCCCAAACTTGTTTTGAATTGTCAACTAGACCTCAATTCTAAAGATAACTCTTTTTggtattatttttatgataATGTTACTTATAAAGTATTTGAGGCTAAAGAGGGATATTGTTTTAGTagtttgaaaatatacaaagaATGTTTACGTTCAGAGGTATCTGTATGGAAATCTCAAAATTTTAGTGAATGTGCTTACAAAGTAATGGTCGACGGAATTGAATTTGTAACAGACaccaaaaatattataatttaccaGATTAGTGGAAAATGCTCACAACTTAAACtaatagaaaaaaaatggatAGTTATAGATCCTTCTATCATACTTGATATTAATGATAAAGAAAGTAATATAGGatataactattttaaGGGTAATGGTGAAATTGAATATTTCATCCCCAATGGAGGCATTGTATTTAAAGAAGTAATAGCGATTTCCGGTTTTATTTCGACTGATATAGTTCCAATATTTAAAGCCAAAAGTAAATACGAATATGTTTACAAGGCGATAGTGATAAGATTGGAAAAAAATGCTAAGTATTTGGTGCTGTTACTTGTTAACAATGACATTTTACTGTTCCATAGGTTGGATAAGGGACACCCATGGATCCAACGATCATTAGATGACAGTACATTACATGAACTTAAAATGATGAAAGTCGATTTAACTGATCATAGGGTCCTCTATAAAAAGAGCGGATACAAAATAACTGACAAATCTATTGAAATTATGCCTTCTGAACCCAGTTTAGCGGGTCAACCTCAACCTGTAGTTCCAGTTTCTAATCCAATGCCTGTCATGATTCAAGATAAACTTGTAGATTTGGATATCGCTAAGGTCTACGGGATCAGAGGATATGACATATATTACAAGGATGACAAGCTTATTTTTGAAGCCAGAGATAATTACTTTTTCAGATCAGTGAGAAAGAATCATGAAATCTTATGGAAGTCAAAAAATAACTCTGACTTTCCGAACAAAGTTCTATACAAGAGAGTAGATAACactgataaaataaaggtTTATTTTCCTGACAAGATAAAAGAGGACCCTCCTAAGCCAAAGCCGAAATTAAGTTTTGACCCTTCGACCATTCAGGTTGAGGTCGCCAAGTGCAAGAAGCCTGGTTACACTTCTAAATCCGACCTTTACAGGGCGACTGTTGTTGAGGTTTCCGGGAAACCTGCCACTCAAATTCTTGAGGACCCCGACGACTTTTATGTCCCTCCTTCACTTCCTCGCCAAAGCTCCAGGGTCTTCGACTTAGACGACTAG
- a CDS encoding uncharacterized protein (protein of unknown function DUF529 repeat containing protein), with the protein MDLCISILLFTILSIQNEINFVNCREFTILDQRNTHIDITHHGLVTVDIKKLYSTHELAYKYNPSDDSKTFTPNQGYLINKVTKRDAVLWDARDYGNVYSDKVFVGFNQNHERVFRVYFPGEPPRLSVFEPPKPLEPLLITLDVKTQRNTDQVLYEYNVRDQVHTFTPLPRFLVDRVVKGRRQLWECEDGVYPEKIMIIPDQYGEPTLRFKFPKSGSKGVRNESLLEKSSNNDYESESNNDYELVNLNIAVNKSTDKFEYAKKREYVIYTANDNYAFKLVNDNKIEIWKADEEKEYATKVMAADNKVLIYIGEGTSACTKVFNKGSDGNWKEDTSGMGTGSDGTGAGTTGYYIQTHCHRNLTGRLYGIDLSGRGMTAGLQYDPGMISAGDD; encoded by the coding sequence atggACCTTTGTATATCGATTCTACTTTTCACGATATTGTCAATacaaaatgaaattaattttgtaaattgtAGAGAATTCACAATTCTAGATCAGAGAAACACTCATATAGATATCACACACCATGGATTAGTCACGGTAGATATAAAAAAACTTTATAGTACACACGAATTAGCCTATAAATACAATCCATCGGACGACAGCAAGACCTTCACACCCAACCAAGGATACCTCATAAACAAGGTTACCAAGCGTGACGCTGTTCTTTGGGATGCTCGGGATTACGGCAATGTATATAGCGATAAAGTATTTGTCGGATTTAACCAAAACCACGAGAGAGTATTTAGAGTATATTTCCCAGGTGAGCCACCCAGATTATCAGTTTTCGAGCCACCAAAACCTCTAGAACCTTTATTAATTACACTTGATGTCAAGACACAGAGAAACACAGACCAAGTTCTCTATGAATATAATGTTAGAGACCAAGttcacacatttactcCCCTGCCGAGGTTCCTTGTCGACCGCGTAGTTAAGGGGAGGCGCCAACTGTGGGAGTGCGAAGATGGTGTTTATCCAGAGAAGATAATGATAATACCTGACCAGTATGGTGAACCAACGTTAAGATTCAAATTTCCTAAATCAGGGTCAAAAGGTGTACGTAATGAAAGTCTGCTAGAGAAGTCATCCAACAACGATTACGAGTCAGAATCCAACAACGATTACGAGTTAGTGAATCTTAATATAGCTGTTAATAAGTCAACTGACAAGTTTGAATATGCAAAGAAACGTGAATATGTCATATATACTGCCAATGACAACTACGCATTCAAACTTGTCAACGATAACAAAATAGAAATATGGAAAGCGGATGAAGAGAAAGAATATGCTACGAAAGTGATGGCGGCGGACAACAAGGTGTTAATCTACATAGGAGAGGGCACTAGTGCTTGTACCAAGGTCTTTAACAAGGGGTCTGACGGTAATTGGAAAGAAGATACTTCTGGAATGGGCACTGGTTCTGATGGAACTGGAGCTGGAACCACTGGGtattatatacaaacaCACTGTCACCGTAATCTAACAGGAAGGCTTTACGGCATTGATCTCAGTGGTCGTGGTATGACAGCAGGTTTACAATACGATCCAGGTATGATATCAGCTGGAGACGATTGA